From Trichocoleus sp.:
ACCTGGGAAAATCTGCGGTTTGATTCGATGCAAGGTGAAGTAACTTGTAACCAAACCCTAATTCATCTCACGCCTAAAGAGTATTGCTTATTAGAATTATTTCTGCTCAACCCCAAACGAATTTTTAGCCGTCGCGCCATCCTCGATCGCCTGTGGGATTTTGCTGACTCTCCCGGCGAGGAAACGGTGAGCACTCATATTAAATGTCTCCGCCAAAAACTAAAAATAGCGGGTGCTGCTGACCCCATTGAAACGGTGCATGGTCTGGGATATCGGCTGCGATCGCCTGCTCTCCTGGAAACCGACGAGACTCACACTTCCCCCCCTGCAGAACAACCCGATCATCGGCGTAAGGTTGCCGCAAATACTGCAAGAATTTGGGATAAATTTAAGCATCAATTTTTGGATCAATTTGGGGTTTTGGAGCAGGCATCGGATGAGCTACAAGCAAGCCATTTGACGGCTGAATTGCAACAACAAGCGAAGCAGATGGCACATAAGCTGGCTGGCTCACTGGGAATTTTTGGGCTAATGGAAGGCTCTCATCTGGCAAGGCAGCTCGAAGACCATCTACAAACCCCGATCAAGGATGTCTTGCAATCGGGGCAGATTGTAGAACTCGTCACCCAACTCCGGCAAGAGCTACAGCAAGATCCCTCGATTCAAACTGCTCCTAAACCTGAATATCGTCCGTTGATTTTAATCGTGGATGATGATTTGCTCCTGGCAGAGCGAGTTCGCATTGAAGCTCTTGCTTGGGGTCTGAGGGTTGAAGTGGTGACTGACCTGGAAATTGCCCGTAAGGCGATCGAGCAGACTCCGCCCGATGTCGTGTTGCTTGATCTAACCTTCCCCGGTTCAGAAGATGGTTTGTCGCTATTGCAGGAATTAATGCAGCGAGTTCCCAAAATTCCAGTTCTTGCATTCACAGGGCGAGGCAGTTTGACAGATCGCTTGGCTGTTGCGCGATCGGGAGGCTGTGTCTTTCTGCAAAAACCGCTGCCCACTCACGAGATTCTGAAGTCGGTGACGGCTGTGTTGAGCCGAACGCAGATTCCTCACCACAATCGTGTTTTAGTGGTTGATGCAGATTCGATCGCCACGCAAGCACTAACAACATGGCTTGAGCCAAACGGGATAGAAGTAACGACACTGGCGCACCCGCATCAGTTTTGGGAAACCCTGACAGCTCAAATACCCAACCTCCTCGTCTTAGAATTAGAGATCAATGGGTTAAGTGGCATTGAACTCTGTCAGACTGTGCGAAGCGACCCCAAATGGCAGCATCTGCCGATCGTCTTTCTTTCGAGTCAAGCTGACCCGGCAGACCTCAATCGTGCTTTTATGGCTGGAGCCGATGATTTTATTCTCAAATCTGTGCCGCTTGGTGAACAGGTCACAAGGCTCGTTTATCGCTTAAAGCGGGTAGGGTTTCAGACCCCAGAGCACAATTTACCGGAGCCATAGTCCCTGGAAGCAGGATACGGAGCAGAGGTATGAGGGTCAGCGTTCAGCGTCAATTCCTATCGAATGGACTGGCAGTTGGAGTGGTCTTGATTGTGCTGCTGATCCTGGCAAAATTTCCATTTCTTGCTTCAATGCCCGACGGCTGCTTTTCGATCGCAATCATTCTTTCAGCTAAGTTTAGCTGGCAATCAGGGATTCTGGCTGTGGTTTTGTCGCTCTTTAGCCTCGACTATTTGTTCATCGCTCCGGTGCATCAGTGGGGAATTGCCGATCGCTCTGGTATCGCCCAAATGGTTATTCTGGGGCTGGTTGCTTTGCTGGTTAGCCATCTCAGCTGGCGGCGAAACTGCAATCAGCAAAAAAATACGCAGTTGAGCCAGTTCTATTTGCAAAACCACCCAGAACAATTACAGGTGGCTTTATCGGCTCCTCGAGTTGGCTTATGGAACTGGGATCTGTTAAGCGGAACGATCGTCTGGACACCCGAACACGAAGCTTTGTTTGGGCTATCTCCCGGCAGCTTTGACGGCAGATACGAAACCTTTGATGCTTGCATTCATCCAGACGATCGAGACAAAGTTAAGCAGGCAACGGAACGAGCGCGTCAGAGCCACACGCTTTATCAGAACGAGTTTCGCGTTATCTGGTCGGATGGCACGATCCACTGGATTGAAGGACGAGGGCAGTTCTTCTATGACCAAAAAGGACAGGCGATCCGGATGACGGGCAGAGTCATTGATATCAGCCGCCGCAAACAGGCTGAATTTGCCCTCCAGACCACTGAAGATAAATTTCGTCAGGCAGTCCTCAATTCGCCAATGCCGATCATGCTTCATGCAGAAGACGGTGAGGTGCTGTTGATTAATCAAACCTGGACAGAGATCACGGGATACAGCCATGCAGATATTCCGACAACTGGGGCTTGGGCAGAGAAGGCATACGGAACGCAAAAAGACAGTGCCCTTGCCCGCTTAAACC
This genomic window contains:
- a CDS encoding response regulator; the encoded protein is MKILLVEDDLPTREVLAGTLSDHHYAVKLAADGEMGLDLARQFEYDLVLLDIVLPKMDGISLCRQLRTQGYQSPILLLTAKESATDRVIGLDAGADDYVIKPFDMEELLARIRALLRRGKSVASTVITWENLRFDSMQGEVTCNQTLIHLTPKEYCLLELFLLNPKRIFSRRAILDRLWDFADSPGEETVSTHIKCLRQKLKIAGAADPIETVHGLGYRLRSPALLETDETHTSPPAEQPDHRRKVAANTARIWDKFKHQFLDQFGVLEQASDELQASHLTAELQQQAKQMAHKLAGSLGIFGLMEGSHLARQLEDHLQTPIKDVLQSGQIVELVTQLRQELQQDPSIQTAPKPEYRPLILIVDDDLLLAERVRIEALAWGLRVEVVTDLEIARKAIEQTPPDVVLLDLTFPGSEDGLSLLQELMQRVPKIPVLAFTGRGSLTDRLAVARSGGCVFLQKPLPTHEILKSVTAVLSRTQIPHHNRVLVVDADSIATQALTTWLEPNGIEVTTLAHPHQFWETLTAQIPNLLVLELEINGLSGIELCQTVRSDPKWQHLPIVFLSSQADPADLNRAFMAGADDFILKSVPLGEQVTRLVYRLKRVGFQTPEHNLPEP